One region of Verrucomicrobiota bacterium genomic DNA includes:
- a CDS encoding sugar phosphate isomerase/epimerase, whose translation MSQTSRFKLGVVSAILPELTLEQWVDFAAEEGFDCIELMCWPVGKAERKFAGVTHVDVVGLTEGRAEEIRERFASRGLSISGLGYYPNPLDPDPQVSQVAVSHLKKVILGAERLRLGTVNTFVGRDWTKSIDENWPRFLKVWRPLIRFAEDHGIRIGIENCPMLFTRDEWPGGKNLAVSPSVWRRMFNDIPSKHFGLNYDPSHLVLQQMDPASPLREFQGKIFHVHAKDVRVHQDRLNEHGVFSHPLFWHQPRIPGFGEMDWSRFMGALMETNYAGPVCIEVEDDTFGKTVEGRKSAVRTAYRVLAPFAV comes from the coding sequence ATGTCCCAAACATCCCGATTCAAGCTTGGAGTCGTTTCCGCCATTCTTCCCGAACTGACGTTGGAGCAGTGGGTCGATTTTGCCGCCGAGGAAGGGTTCGATTGCATCGAGCTCATGTGCTGGCCCGTGGGGAAGGCTGAAAGGAAATTCGCGGGTGTAACCCACGTCGATGTCGTCGGCTTGACCGAAGGACGGGCCGAGGAAATTCGCGAACGCTTCGCCTCCCGCGGGTTGTCCATCAGCGGGCTTGGTTATTATCCGAATCCGCTCGACCCGGATCCCCAGGTCAGCCAGGTCGCCGTCTCTCACTTGAAAAAGGTCATCCTCGGGGCGGAGCGGTTGCGGTTGGGCACTGTCAACACCTTCGTCGGGCGGGACTGGACCAAGTCGATCGACGAAAACTGGCCGAGATTTCTCAAGGTTTGGCGTCCTTTGATCCGCTTTGCCGAAGATCACGGGATCCGCATTGGAATCGAAAACTGTCCGATGTTGTTCACGCGGGACGAGTGGCCGGGGGGTAAGAATCTGGCGGTATCGCCGTCGGTGTGGCGGCGGATGTTCAACGACATTCCGTCGAAGCACTTTGGATTGAACTACGATCCCTCCCACTTGGTGTTGCAGCAGATGGATCCGGCGAGTCCGTTGCGGGAGTTTCAGGGCAAGATTTTCCACGTCCATGCCAAGGATGTTCGCGTGCATCAAGACCGGCTCAACGAACATGGGGTGTTTTCGCATCCGCTGTTCTGGCATCAACCCCGGATTCCCGGATTTGGGGAGATGGACTGGAGCCGGTTTATGGGTGCTTTGATGGAAACGAACTATGCCGGTCCGGTTTGTATCGAGGTGGAGGACGATACCTTTGGCAAGACCGTGGAAGGACGCAAAAGTGCGGTTCGGACAGCGTATCGAGTTCTAGCGCCCTTTGCCGTTTGA
- a CDS encoding cob(I)yrinic acid a,c-diamide adenosyltransferase — protein MSIATRTGDDGTTGLLYNRRVPKNHVRVEAVGAVDELNAALGMARAWCGEAGLNDKLLWAQKQLVVLMGELATDPEDRERYERDGFSSISSAQVSEVDGWVAAIEERNITYRGWATPGGTKAAGFFDWARVVCRRAERRVLDLRSAEERMNPEILRFLNRLADALWLFARVEEQAAV, from the coding sequence ATGAGCATCGCCACACGCACCGGCGACGACGGCACGACGGGACTCTTGTACAACCGTCGGGTGCCGAAGAACCACGTTCGCGTGGAGGCAGTCGGCGCTGTGGACGAACTCAATGCCGCCCTGGGAATGGCACGCGCTTGGTGCGGCGAAGCCGGGCTGAACGACAAGCTCCTGTGGGCGCAAAAACAGTTGGTCGTGCTGATGGGTGAGCTCGCCACGGATCCGGAAGACCGGGAACGATACGAACGGGACGGGTTTTCTTCCATCTCGTCCGCGCAGGTGTCTGAAGTGGACGGATGGGTGGCGGCGATCGAAGAGCGGAACATTACCTATCGTGGCTGGGCCACGCCGGGTGGAACGAAAGCCGCGGGCTTTTTCGATTGGGCACGCGTCGTCTGCCGCCGCGCGGAGCGCAGGGTGCTCGATTTGCGTTCCGCGGAAGAGAGGATGAATCCGGAAATCCTTCGTTTCCTCAACCGGCTCGCGGACGCGCTTTGGCTGTTTGCGCGCGTCGAGGAGCAGGCGGCTGTCTAG
- a CDS encoding DUF1501 domain-containing protein — MKTGFLQPRRDFLRTASAATLSALAAGYPRQGFAETVPKIAPTADAVIVLWMGGGMASTETFDPKRYTPYEKGLKPDQVLSTFPAIDTVVDSIKISEGLDKMARIMDRGTLIRSYTAGDLGFILHTRHQYQWHTGYAPPQTVAAPHLGSMVSRTLGPRDPAVPAFINIGQRYDVGEGEELKAFHSAGFYGSEYGPFNIAFPDLAAESVRPPAGMSPGRFEDRNQFYKRLLEASPIGQHGSGYQRESFLRSMDNAHRLLTSPAAKAFDLTLESKEMVAKYVPGGYDFSKASRAALSRDGSYEKQNMARFGLGCLLARRLVEAGARFIEVTTEYIPFLNWDTHENGHSRLVDMKKQIDSPVSQLILDLEERGMLDRTLVVLASEFSRDMMTEGKPDKKVKDQVEVPDVIQDPKHYGMHRHFTDAGSVLLFGGGVKKGYLHGKTAEERPCRTLEGRVVIEDLHATIFHALGISPKTSYEIEKRPFYVTRDGLGKPVKEVLARG, encoded by the coding sequence ATGAAAACAGGGTTTCTGCAGCCTCGCCGGGACTTTCTGAGAACCGCCAGTGCCGCCACGTTGTCCGCTCTCGCCGCCGGCTATCCGCGTCAAGGGTTCGCTGAAACTGTTCCCAAGATCGCGCCCACAGCCGACGCGGTGATCGTGCTTTGGATGGGAGGAGGGATGGCGAGCACGGAAACGTTCGATCCCAAGCGTTATACACCCTATGAAAAGGGGCTCAAACCCGACCAGGTGCTGAGTACCTTCCCCGCCATCGACACCGTGGTGGATTCAATCAAGATTTCGGAAGGCTTGGACAAAATGGCGCGGATCATGGATCGGGGCACGCTGATCCGTTCTTACACCGCCGGGGACCTGGGATTCATCCTGCATACGCGGCACCAATACCAGTGGCATACGGGATATGCGCCCCCCCAAACAGTGGCCGCCCCGCATTTGGGCTCGATGGTGTCGCGAACGCTGGGGCCCCGCGATCCCGCAGTGCCGGCGTTCATCAACATCGGACAACGCTACGACGTGGGAGAAGGGGAGGAGCTGAAGGCGTTTCATAGCGCGGGGTTTTATGGGAGCGAGTACGGACCTTTCAACATTGCGTTCCCGGATCTGGCGGCGGAAAGCGTGCGTCCTCCCGCGGGAATGAGCCCGGGGCGCTTCGAGGATCGCAACCAATTTTACAAGCGTTTGCTGGAGGCGAGTCCCATCGGCCAGCATGGCAGCGGGTATCAGCGCGAATCCTTCCTGCGGTCCATGGACAACGCGCACCGCTTGTTGACTTCACCCGCCGCCAAAGCCTTCGATCTCACACTGGAGTCCAAGGAAATGGTGGCGAAGTATGTCCCGGGTGGATACGACTTCTCGAAAGCGTCACGCGCCGCGTTGTCGAGGGACGGTTCTTACGAGAAGCAGAACATGGCCCGATTCGGTTTGGGGTGTTTGCTGGCCCGACGGCTGGTCGAGGCTGGCGCTCGCTTTATCGAAGTGACCACCGAGTACATCCCCTTTCTCAACTGGGATACGCACGAAAACGGGCACAGCCGGCTCGTCGATATGAAAAAGCAAATCGACAGCCCCGTCTCGCAACTGATCCTGGATTTGGAGGAGCGTGGAATGCTGGACCGAACGCTGGTGGTGCTGGCGAGCGAATTCAGCCGGGACATGATGACGGAAGGCAAACCCGACAAGAAAGTGAAGGATCAAGTCGAGGTGCCGGATGTGATCCAAGATCCCAAACATTATGGCATGCACCGGCATTTTACGGATGCCGGTTCGGTGCTGCTGTTCGGAGGCGGCGTCAAGAAAGGCTATTTGCACGGCAAGACAGCCGAGGAACGTCCTTGCCGGACCCTGGAAGGACGGGTGGTCATCGAGGACCTTCATGCGACGATCTTCCATGCGCTGGGCATTTCGCCCAAGACGAGTTACGAGATCGAGAAACGCCCGTTTTACGTGACCCGCGACGGCCTGGGCAAACCCGTGAAGGAAGTGCTGGCGCGAGGTTGA
- a CDS encoding DUF1549 domain-containing protein — MRLMPFLNRLFVCFLVMVLAPGIQARLTPEQRAALPPAATHAVDFAREIKPILEASCTKCHGRGKSKGGFRLDDRDWVLKGGDSGAVVELGRSSESLLIELVSGLDDENVMPEKGSKLTAAQVGLLRGWIDQGLKWDASITFARPEPVNLLAQPVKAPPAVPGLKNPVDRLLQPYLKARNLEWPESVEDRVFARRVYLDVLGVLPTPVELASFITERGKDKRQRLVEKLLSDHQRYAQHWLTFWNDLLRNDYAGTGYIDGGRKQISSWLYSALATNLPYDRFVAQLIAPGKDSEGFTKGIVWRGVVNASQVPPLQAAQNISQVFMGVNLKCASCHDSFINDWTLADAYALANLYADEPMEMFHCDKATGQKAGTRFIYPELGEISNGLDKPARLRRLAEVVAGPKNGRLTRTVVNRLWRQIMGRGLIEPVDDMEQKAWHPALLDWLAEDLAAHGYDLKRTMAHILTSKAYQSPAVNVDDAPDKDYVFRGPAIRRLSAEQFRDALGTVAGLWFERAEAEFDFLAGGGGRRPASMLASGLKPHWVWNVPEAFTKAPVETVYWRRTFRVQEKVGEAHAVCTADNKFTLYLNGNKLGEGSDWERPRLFDLKPYLLKGENVLAVESANTGEKDKPNPAGLLFYARIRGAGSSGRVEAGKIMDMASDQAWRWSTSRTEGWERPGHDDAGWKQAVLLPLNSLDPADGRHLERRFSAILSAIPQRGTIRTSMVRSDPLTAALGRPNREQVVATRASAATTLQALELANGSSLDSLVKRGAEQLLAAGPRSTDALVRELYLRALGRAPNAVEASASRELAGLPPKQEGVEDLLWSLLMLPEFQLIY; from the coding sequence ATGCGCCTCATGCCTTTTCTGAACCGGCTGTTTGTTTGCTTCCTGGTCATGGTTTTGGCGCCAGGAATTCAAGCGCGTCTGACCCCGGAACAACGTGCGGCGCTGCCGCCCGCCGCGACGCACGCAGTCGATTTTGCCCGCGAGATCAAGCCCATCCTCGAGGCGAGTTGCACGAAGTGCCATGGTCGCGGCAAATCCAAAGGGGGCTTCCGACTTGACGATCGAGATTGGGTTCTGAAGGGCGGCGATTCCGGAGCGGTCGTGGAGTTGGGACGGAGCAGTGAGAGCCTTCTCATCGAGCTCGTTTCGGGGTTGGACGATGAAAACGTGATGCCCGAGAAGGGATCGAAGCTTACCGCTGCGCAAGTGGGATTATTGCGCGGTTGGATTGATCAAGGGTTGAAATGGGACGCGTCGATTACCTTCGCTCGCCCTGAACCTGTCAATTTGCTCGCGCAACCGGTGAAAGCGCCGCCGGCCGTCCCCGGTTTGAAGAATCCGGTGGACCGCCTGTTGCAGCCTTATCTCAAGGCGCGCAACCTGGAATGGCCGGAATCGGTGGAAGATCGCGTCTTCGCTCGCCGCGTGTATTTGGATGTGTTGGGCGTGCTTCCGACGCCCGTTGAATTGGCCTCGTTCATCACGGAGCGTGGCAAAGACAAACGGCAGAGGCTAGTGGAGAAACTTCTGTCGGACCACCAACGCTACGCCCAGCATTGGCTCACGTTTTGGAATGATCTCCTTCGCAACGATTACGCGGGCACCGGCTACATCGACGGCGGTCGAAAGCAAATCAGCTCCTGGCTCTACTCCGCGCTGGCGACCAATCTTCCCTACGACCGATTCGTGGCCCAACTCATTGCGCCGGGCAAGGATTCGGAGGGGTTTACCAAGGGCATCGTGTGGCGCGGAGTCGTCAACGCCAGCCAGGTTCCACCCTTGCAAGCTGCGCAGAACATTTCGCAAGTGTTCATGGGCGTAAATCTGAAATGCGCCTCCTGTCACGATAGCTTCATCAATGATTGGACGCTGGCGGATGCCTATGCTCTGGCGAACCTCTATGCGGACGAACCCATGGAAATGTTCCATTGCGACAAAGCCACGGGCCAGAAGGCGGGGACGCGGTTTATCTATCCCGAACTCGGGGAGATTTCAAACGGACTCGACAAGCCGGCCCGGCTGCGGCGGCTGGCGGAGGTCGTTGCCGGGCCCAAGAACGGGCGATTGACCAGGACCGTGGTCAACCGGCTGTGGCGCCAGATCATGGGTCGAGGTTTGATTGAACCGGTGGACGACATGGAACAGAAAGCCTGGCATCCGGCCCTGCTGGATTGGCTCGCCGAAGATCTGGCTGCCCATGGCTACGACTTGAAGCGGACCATGGCCCACATCCTGACTTCGAAAGCTTATCAATCGCCCGCGGTGAACGTGGACGATGCACCGGATAAAGACTACGTGTTCCGGGGGCCGGCGATTCGACGGCTGTCCGCGGAGCAATTTCGCGATGCGCTGGGAACGGTGGCCGGGCTCTGGTTCGAACGTGCGGAAGCCGAGTTTGATTTTCTGGCCGGAGGCGGAGGGCGCCGTCCGGCTTCCATGCTGGCCAGCGGGTTGAAACCCCATTGGGTATGGAACGTGCCGGAGGCGTTCACCAAAGCGCCTGTCGAGACCGTGTATTGGCGGAGAACCTTTCGAGTGCAGGAAAAGGTCGGCGAAGCCCATGCCGTCTGCACGGCGGACAATAAGTTCACCCTCTACCTCAACGGGAATAAGCTCGGGGAAGGCTCCGATTGGGAACGTCCGCGGCTCTTCGACTTGAAACCCTATCTCTTGAAAGGAGAGAACGTACTGGCGGTGGAAAGCGCCAATACGGGTGAAAAGGACAAACCCAATCCCGCGGGACTCCTCTTCTATGCCCGCATTCGTGGAGCGGGTTCCTCGGGACGCGTTGAGGCCGGGAAGATCATGGACATGGCTTCCGATCAAGCTTGGCGATGGAGCACGTCCAGGACGGAGGGCTGGGAACGGCCAGGACACGACGATGCGGGCTGGAAACAAGCGGTGTTGCTTCCTTTGAACTCATTGGATCCCGCCGATGGGCGGCATCTCGAGCGGCGGTTTTCTGCGATTTTATCTGCCATCCCTCAGCGAGGCACGATTCGAACCTCGATGGTTCGATCGGATCCTCTTACCGCGGCGTTGGGCCGTCCCAATCGCGAGCAAGTGGTCGCGACACGAGCAAGCGCGGCCACGACGCTGCAAGCGCTGGAACTGGCCAATGGCAGCTCGTTGGACTCGCTGGTGAAACGGGGCGCGGAACAATTGCTGGCCGCCGGTCCACGATCCACGGACGCCTTGGTTCGCGAGCTGTATCTGCGCGCGCTCGGGCGCGCGCCCAATGCCGTCGAGGCCTCGGCATCGCGAGAACTGGCCGGACTGCCACCCAAGCAGGAAGGAGTGGAAGACCTTCTCTGGAGCCTGCTGATGTTGCCTGAATTTCAACTCATTTACTGA